One Aegilops tauschii subsp. strangulata cultivar AL8/78 chromosome 2, Aet v6.0, whole genome shotgun sequence genomic window, TCTTCCGGCGATGttcattcagtgggaggagacgttttTGTCGACTACGAGGCGCATGTGGTAACTCCGAAAAATCTTAAGATGCTATGCTGGCTCAGTCTCTTTGAGGTGTTCATAGGGGTTAGGTGTGCATGCGTGCGTttataggggtgagtgtatgtgaGTGACTTCTATCGTGTTGTGTTAAAATAAAAAGATTTTGAATATTTAGACTAGAAAGAATCTTTTTGCTGACGTTGGTAATCCAGATTCAGTGTGCTCGCTCGATGGGAAGGGACGCGGGTTACATGTGTGAAAATTTAAAGTCAATCAAAAAGTAAAAAGAACAAAAATCGCTCGAACCGACTCGCCTTCTTCCTGTCTTGGCGCGAACGAAACGATCGAGGACGCGGAACCGCCATCGGCCAGGGCATCTATAAATACGGCCCGGGGCTGACGGCTCATTCGTCTTCCCCATCGCCTTTCTTCTCCCTGCTCCGTTCCGATCCGCCGTCCACTCTCGTCTCCGGGCAGACTCGAGGGATCGCCGGCAGGAGACGGTCGGGTTCGAGCTCGAGGCCGCGGCAGCTCGTTCGTGCCTACGTACGTGCCGGATGCTGTAACTGGTTTCTGTTCCGTACTACGTTACTGCTCTGTTTCTTGCTTCCTTGCATGATCGTAATGCACAGGAGCGGAATCATGGCTGGTCACCGCCGCAACTGATCGGACGGACGGAGAGAAGGAccgccggagaagaagaagaagaagaagaagaagaagaagactggaCCTGGGAGAAGGGATCAGGGCACGGCAGCAGATTCGCGGATTTGCAATCGGTCAAAACGAAATTCCACCGCTAATTAATAACCTAACCAAAAAAAGAATCTGTTTAACTCCCGGTGCATGAATGTATTATCCAGGGTTTGCTTTGCTCCAGGATGATTTACATCTTTCGATTAAATCAATTCCTGCTGCTAGTGCCAGATTGTGAGTTGTGGCTAGATTGTAGTCCATGCCACTGCTAACATACTGGTTCACAGCTTGGATGGAACGGGGTCATAATAATGACCAGGCTTGAAAACTTGCCTGCTTTGGTCTATGCAAATGCAGCTCCGTTTAATTACAACGCGTCTGTTTTTGCCTGCATCCATCAAAACAACAATCTTCACCAACATTCGCAGTGCACATGCAGGCCTCAACATCACACTCCCAAAATCAATCAATCAGAGTTCCATCCAATCCAACAGACTGGCAATACGATTTCAAGATGAGGAGCGGaggccatcttcttcttcttgccgTGGCGTTAGTGATCCTATCGCTGTCGCTGTGCCCCGCAGCCACTGCATGGGGCATCTTCTCCTCCTCTAAACCCACCAGCCAGACCGTCGCCGCGCCGACGCTGCcagacgacggcgacggcggcggcaggacGGTGGCCGACTTCTCGatggaaggcggcggcggcggcccgaggGGCGTGGAGCTGCTGGATGGCGCGCGGCGCAGGATCGCCGGCCCGGCCTCCTGCTGGGGCGAGGCGTACCGCGGCCTCTTCGCCAGCTGCGCCCACATCATGTCCGACAAGGAGCGCCAGTCCAGGCTCGCGTGGCGCCTCAGCGCCTGCTACCAGCAGGACTCCGGCCGCCCGCCGCTGCCGCCCTGCGACGACCGCTCGCGCATGGTGCACTGCCGCAAGCGCCTCTCCGAGCACGAGGAGAAGGTCTTCCTCGAGTTCTTCCTCGAGACCAACACCCTCTGCCACCAGCTCCAGTACGCGATCAAACCCCATCCGCCATGATCGTCTTCGTCTTCCTCCTCCGATGAAGGATGAATTTTCTTGATTGATCTGCAGGGCGGAGGCGTTCAAGCAGAGCACGGAGCGGCTGGTGAACGACCTgacccgggcggcggcggcggcgagcgagaaGCTGACGGCGATCGAGGAGAGGTCGGACCAGATCATGCAGGAGTCGAGCAAGCTCCACGGCTCCATGTCGTCGATCGTGTCGCAGACGGAGCAACTGGCCGCCGCGTCCGACAATCTCAAATCCCGGATCGGCGACGTGCTGGCGCAGTCGGCGGCCATCGCGGAGCAGTCGAGGCAGATCGCGGCGGCGCAGGCGGGGCTGAGGGAAGGGCAGGAGGAGATGCGTGCCCGGGTCGACGCCGGCATGGCGCGGGTGGAGGAGGAGTACGCGCGGCTGGGCGAGGAGATGGCGAGGCtgaaggaggaggcggcggggatCGAGCGGGAGGTCAGGGCCGTGGGCGACGCCATGGCGGCGCGGATGGAGGGCCTGCAGCGCACCGCGGAGGAGATCGGGACCGCCGCCGGCAAGTCGCTCGAGAACCAGAGGGCGCTGCTGGAAGGTCAGGCGAACGCGACGCGGGCGCTCGGGGAGCTCCACGGGTTCCTGGCCCGGGCGCTCGAGGAGAGCAGGGAGGCGATGCAGAGGCTGGCGCGGTTCGGGcggcagcagcaggaggagctgCTGTCCCGGCAGGAGCAGCTCCGGCGCGCCCACGACCACCTCATGCACAACTCGGAGTCGATCCTCCGGGCGCAGGAGGAGTTCAGCGCGAAGCAGGCCAGCATCTTCGCGGCGCTGGACAAGCTCTACGTGCTGCACAACGCCATCCTGGTGGAGTCCCGCTTCGTCAAGGCCTTCTTCTTCTACTGCtgcgtcgtcttcctcctctacCTCCTCACCAGCGCCAAGCAGACCTTCGCCATCAGAGGCCAGCTCTACTTCGGTAACGCATCTTCACACTCATCCGATCACCGTTTCCTTCACTCCATTGCTTTACTTGGCTTTGATCATCAAACCAGGTCTGTGCGTCACGCTCGTCGTGGAGGTCGCGCTCATCAGGCTGGGGGCCGCCGACGACGACCTCACCAAGCCGTTCTGGGTCGTGTCCAACGTGCTGCTGCTCCGGTcggccttcctcgccgccgccgccgcccagatCCTGCACGCCATCTTCGCCTTCAAGTACGGCATCCCGTCGAATCACGATCCTGAATCGCCAAAACGTCACAGTACGTTGGTCTCATCTGGTTTCCCATTTTTATGCTGCAGGGATTACGACGTGCTGAACCACGAGCTGCTCCAGACGCTGGTGGAGAAAGTCCGGGCAATCGAAGACAACGCCGCCGGTGAGCTTTCATCCGCCGTCCCTTGCCCGCCAACTGGTGTTTGAATTTTGAACCGTAATGCTGGTACCGAATCTGAACTACTAGTACTTATCATCCTCCTCTGGTCCAGGAGACAAGATGTGTCCATGGGGCACAGGCAGTGATGATGAAAGTAGCCTCAGCGACTACTCGTGGGTCTTCGACGAGCTGCAGGACGACGTCGACAGCGAAATCGACCCAGACTTCGTTCTCCGGGAAGATGACATCTGCAGGAAGGACCAAGGTTTCCGGGAAGAAATCGGCGAAAACTCGCTCTCGGCATCGCTCGCCATGAGGAGATACAACCTTCGGGCACGCATTATGCCACGGTGACGGGCACGGAAGTGGAACATATATATGCAGAAATATTGCCAGAAGTTGGAATTGTTTAAATGTCAGCATTTTGCTGAAGAACTGAAGGGCAATGcaacaaaaaaaattataaacTAATGTCCAAATTGTCTGAATCTACAATTTGTGAAGTCATAAAGGGAAAACATAAAGCTGGACCAAACATCAGATTTAAGAAACATCCAATCTAACATGAAACATAACTTAAGAAATATCCAATCTAACATGAAATATAACTGCAGTAAGAGTTAACAGTAGGTCGCAGTTGCATGCCAAGTAGACCTAAAAAGTTCCATTACTCACTCAAACGAATCTAACATGACATATAGCTGCTTATAAGAAATGAAAAAGGACAACCTAATGTACAGAATTCGACTAACTGAGCTCCCTCTCCCATCTATACACTGCGGTTTGAAAAGAATCCGTACATGGAATGAATTCATGGGTCTTGAAAAAATTCATCGCTGCTTCGTATAATCAGATCTCCCCAGCTTCCAGGAACTGTTGCCGAGTAATTTGTCCGTATTGAAGAATTTCTTATGCACCAAATATCACATAATGTATCACCGAGCACGGGCAGTTGATGGTTGTTTCGAAGAGCGTCCCGACTTGTGTTTCCGTTTCTGGTTGCCCCCAGGAGGGTCGACCAGGGGTCCAGACCACGTAGGCACGGCGGTCTTGTCGTAAGGAAATACGGTACTGAACGAAGACGGGTCGGGGGGCTCAAATGTAGGTTCCATGTGATTCGAACAACCCAACGGATAGCCGAGTGCGCCATCTTGATGTGGTGGAGGGAACTTTTCGCTCTTGCTCTTCGCATTTGCATGCGTTATTAGCCTTCTTTTCTGTAAAGGGTAAAGTTGAGTCCAGATTAGCGTTTGCAACAGCTGACATGGCAAGCGGGAAAAAAGGCTCATGCAGAAATGAGAAACTGTAACTGGTAGGGAACCAAGATAACTTGACATACGTCGATATTTGCTTGAAGTTCGGCATTTGCCTCTGGTGCTGGAACAGCCCTTGGTCGATCCCGCGTCCTTGTCTTCCTAGCTCCATCACCATTAGGTCTACTACCAGCAGCTCTTAAACTGTTTTTCATCCAATGAATAGGCCAATAAGCAATTTATACAGTGCAAAAGCTCAAGCTTATATAAACAAGGTTAAGAGGTGGAGAAATAGAAGATATTTACAAGTATTTTCGGAAAGAAGCATTAAATATACACCAGAAAGGTGAGACAAATTGTTGCATGACAGCATGACTCATGATGATGTCTAAGCAATTATTCCCAACAAGCTCCCAGGAATACAGGAATCTTGGCAGTTGGCACGATAGTCGAGACTTACTTTTTAGTACTACAAATAAGTATACGGCTAGCACCCACTGACGTTACCTTTTGAATCAAAGAAATGTTATTTTTCTTCCTTATATCCTGCTGTGCTGTACAGTGTTGTCAAGTTATGCTTTCCTGTTATCAAGTTCATCGAAGCATGCATTCTGCAGAAGTAGGCTCCTACGGCAAACTAGATTTTAGTATACTCCTGTAACTGTATTCCTAACTCTACTCTATAACTTCCAGCAATTTCTTCAGCACTTTTCTCTCTACTATCTCATATAAATTGGAGTTTCTCTACTATCTTATAATTGgagttggtggtggtggtggcgacgAGTTCACCTCCCAACTCCATCCCAATCCCCCTCATCCATCCAGGGCCTACCAGATCCCTTCTGTCCAACAAGCCACCCTGTCACTCATGTTTTGCATAGTAAAGTATTTTATAAGTACATGACATTACATTATTCTTTTCCGCAGCATGAACCAGCCAGTCAATCCACCAGAGGATTTTCTCCCTGCAGCGACTCCTCCCCAATCCCCATGCTTCGACTGCTGTTCCTCCATGCCACTGCAAATCTTGTCATGGTGCTCCCATGGTCACTGTGGTTACGCAAGTGCAGTGTTGCCTGCTTGATCGAATTATTTTTTCTCCACATTGTTGCGAGTGCAATTATTTTTGTGGTTCCATAGCAACACACGGGCGTTATGCTAGTTTGTTTCAACGGCCCATCTATGCCATATGACTTTGACTGTGCATGCTTTCTAAAACCACTGCATGTTTACATTTCTAGGTTGTGAAGAGCTTAAATGACATTTTAGAGCATCCACAAAGATAAGGCAAACGCAAATGCAGAAAATCAACACAACTTTCTAAGGGAAGGAAGGAGTGTTAGGATGACAAACCGTCTAGCTTCTTCATCTCTTCGTTTTGCATCCATCTCTTTGCTTGGTGGGTATTGGGGCAGACTTGATGGATCGCAAGCAAGAGGTTCCGTTTTAAAGAACTGTGTTGGTAGTACAAAAAGGTGTCAGTTGTAAGTACGGTGCAATAACAAGGAGCAGCAATGTAGATACTTCATaaaaaaattaattaaataaCTAGCCCTCTACCAAAGTGTTTGCAAAAAACTGACATTATATCAAAATTAGAATTCGGGTTCAGTCTTACAAATACCATGTTAAATATCAAATCACATGATAAACTCTAGACAAATTTCGAGCATAATTTCATGGACCTATATGAACCTAAAAGTTGAAACTCTgtacagaggaagaacaagaTACTGTGATCTCAATGTGATTCCAATGAATTGGATTTAACTCTAACATCAAGAGGGCATATAACTAATCAAATATCAATATTACAAGTTTAAACGAGCAAAGAAGACGCAATAATCTAATTTATTGACGTAACACATATAAGTTCCATCTATTGCATAACTAATTTATTTGTCATCCTTATGCCAATTTATCCAACGATTTGAGAATCACATTCTTGTTATCAATTTACATCAAATAGGAAAAGAATGGTAAATACTCAGAAAACTTACATCACTATTTAATGCAGCAGTAGCTGTTAAACGATCAGCAGGATCAATTGATAGGAGTGTTTCAATCAGCCGAAGTGCTGATTGCGGGAAATCTTTGAATGTCTCTGCTATTCGCCTTTTGTACGGCTGTTGGGGCTTAAATATGGTTGCATGAGGCAGCTTTGATTTTTTCCAATATTCTTCAGCAGGGGATCCGCATAGCTTAAATATTTTATGCAACTGTTCTACCTGAAAAAGAAGACAT contains:
- the LOC109778225 gene encoding protein GAMETE EXPRESSED 1-like, with protein sequence MQASTSHSQNQSIRVPSNPTDWQYDFKMRSGGHLLLLAVALVILSLSLCPAATAWGIFSSSKPTSQTVAAPTLPDDGDGGGRTVADFSMEGGGGGPRGVELLDGARRRIAGPASCWGEAYRGLFASCAHIMSDKERQSRLAWRLSACYQQDSGRPPLPPCDDRSRMVHCRKRLSEHEEKVFLEFFLETNTLCHQLQAEAFKQSTERLVNDLTRAAAAASEKLTAIEERSDQIMQESSKLHGSMSSIVSQTEQLAAASDNLKSRIGDVLAQSAAIAEQSRQIAAAQAGLREGQEEMRARVDAGMARVEEEYARLGEEMARLKEEAAGIEREVRAVGDAMAARMEGLQRTAEEIGTAAGKSLENQRALLEGQANATRALGELHGFLARALEESREAMQRLARFGRQQQEELLSRQEQLRRAHDHLMHNSESILRAQEEFSAKQASIFAALDKLYVLHNAILVESRFVKAFFFYCCVVFLLYLLTSAKQTFAIRGQLYFGLCVTLVVEVALIRLGAADDDLTKPFWVVSNVLLLRSAFLAAAAAQILHAIFAFKDYDVLNHELLQTLVEKVRAIEDNAAGDKMCPWGTGSDDESSLSDYSWVFDELQDDVDSEIDPDFVLREDDICRKDQGFREEIGENSLSASLAMRRYNLRARIMPR